From the Chryseobacterium sp. G0201 genome, the window AAAACATTCTCACTGTCATTTTTTGTATTTTCTTCAGTGATTTTTGTAAAGTCAAATTTCCCGACCGTTTCTCCGGTTACAGGATTTATTTTTAAAATAATCGGTTTATGCCAAACATTAGCGTAAATAAATCCATTGTGATATTCCAGTTCATTGATCTGATTATAAATATCCTTATGTCCACCCACCGCAACGGTTTTCACCACTTTTGAAGGATTATTGACATCTAAAAAATAAAGATTGTTTGATCCATCATCTGCGATAAGATTTTTTCCGTCATACGTCAGTCCCCAACCTTCCCCAAACTCATTAGGCAAAGGAAATTCTGAGATTTTCTTTAATGTATTTTTGTCGTAAATAAACCCTATTTTATTCTGATATGTCAACTGATAAATTTTATCACCAACGATTGCACAACCTTCTGAAAAGATATCGGCAGGCTGTTTTTCTGTTATGATCGGAGTTGTAGTTCCCAACGTATATTTTATCAATTGAGAAGCCTTTGAAAGCCCATCACTTTCGTAAACAGTATTGCCTTCGATAAGAAATCCTTCAACAAAATTATTGGGATCGTGAGGATATTCTTTTACAATTTCATAGGAAATATTTTGCTCTGGAGTTTTTGTAAATACATTAATTGTAGCATCCTGATTCAATGTTTCACCACCTTTTGTTTTGATATTAAAAGTGACTTCATTATCTCCAAATGTAAAAAATTTGGGATCGATTGTTAAATCAGATGTTTCTTTGTCTCCAAAGCTGATGCTAATACTTTCAGCATTATCCGTAATATCTTTTGGAAGTTGTAGTTTATCACCAAAATGATATCCTTTAGTTTCCATTGAGTTGTTATAATCACTCAAACTTCCCAATATTTCCTTGTCTTTACTACAAGAAATTAATGACAAAACCGCGGCAAAACCTATTATTATATTTTTTTTCACTGATGCTTTAAATATATTCCAAAAATAGCAAATTTATTCCTTTAATCTGTGCTTTGACTAAAGTCATTCAACTAATACCAAATAAAAAAACGGGCTTTAGCCCGTTTCTTCTGATCTGTTTTGATCAAATTTTATTTTTTTAAATTACTTTACAGCAACTTCATAAATTTTTGGCCAGTTTTTACCTGTTACCAGCATATTTTCACCTTTGAAAGCAATTCCGTTCAATACATCGTCGCTTCCTTTGGTATTTTGTTTTGCAATATCTGTGAAATCAAATGTTCCGACAACTTCTCCGTTTGCAGGATTAATTTTTAGAATAATTGGTTTCTGCCAAACGTTTGCATAAATAAATCCGTTGTGAAATTCTAGTTCATTCAACTGATCATAAGCCTGAGAACTTCCTGCAACAGCAATATATTTAACCAATTTTGAAGGATCTTTCGGATCTAAGAAATACAATAATTTACTTCCGTCTGATGCGATAAGATTTGTCCCGTCATACGTCAATCCCCAGCCTTCTCCCA encodes:
- a CDS encoding glutaminyl-peptide cyclotransferase encodes the protein MKKNIIIGFAAVLSLISCSKDKEILGSLSDYNNSMETKGYHFGDKLQLPKDITDNAESISISFGDKETSDLTIDPKFFTFGDNEVTFNIKTKGGETLNQDATINVFTKTPEQNISYEIVKEYPHDPNNFVEGFLIEGNTVYESDGLSKASQLIKYTLGTTTPIITEKQPADIFSEGCAIVGDKIYQLTYQNKIGFIYDKNTLKKISEFPLPNEFGEGWGLTYDGKNLIADDGSNNLYFLDVNNPSKVVKTVAVGGHKDIYNQINELEYHNGFIYANVWHKPIILKINPVTGETVGKFDFTKITEENTKNDSENVLNGIAFKGDNMLITGKKWSKIYEVAIK